A genomic window from Terrisporobacter glycolicus ATCC 14880 = DSM 1288 includes:
- a CDS encoding response regulator transcription factor, which yields MAKILIIDDEEKICEFIAAYLIKSGHSVYISNSGEDGLNKINNEKIDLIILDRMIPDISGDEICKYLKNNNINTPIIMITAKTEVDDRIEGFELGCDDYICKPFSPKEMVVRVNAMIRRCNINKINYVKFNNGLEVNQDTRKVKIRGKEIELTKTEYEIIDLMTQNPHKIYTREELLDKVIDESYDKLDRVIDTHIKNLRKKIEIDSKKPKIIKTVYGVGYKFEE from the coding sequence ATGGCTAAAATATTAATAATAGATGACGAAGAAAAAATATGTGAATTTATAGCTGCTTATTTAATAAAAAGTGGTCATAGTGTTTATATTTCCAATAGTGGGGAAGATGGTTTGAATAAAATAAACAATGAAAAGATAGATTTAATTATTTTAGATAGGATGATTCCAGATATAAGTGGGGATGAAATATGCAAATACTTGAAAAATAATAATATTAACACACCTATTATTATGATTACTGCTAAAACAGAAGTAGATGATAGAATAGAAGGTTTTGAACTGGGATGCGATGATTATATTTGTAAGCCATTTAGTCCAAAAGAAATGGTAGTAAGAGTTAATGCTATGATAAGGAGATGTAATATTAATAAGATTAATTATGTTAAATTTAATAATGGTTTAGAAGTAAATCAGGATACACGAAAAGTAAAAATAAGAGGAAAAGAAATCGAACTTACAAAAACAGAATATGAAATAATAGATTTAATGACGCAAAACCCTCATAAAATCTATACTAGAGAAGAACTTTTAGATAAGGTTATAGATGAATCTTATGATAAATTAGACAGAGTTATTGATACACATATAAAAAACTTAAGAAAGAAAATAGAAATAGATTCTAAAAAACCTAAAATAATAAAAACAGTATATGGAGTTGGATATAAATTTGAAGAATAA
- a CDS encoding NlpC/P60 family protein, whose translation MINKNVLSVATILVMSSSAATFVNGQEINIENKNITNKFGTVTPQSGLNVRKTPMVTNNNKLFAIPYNTKVEILGKQDGWYKIKINSRQGYVSGKYIETITSDNSTNVIYKYVSENRVNFRTGASTNSKVLQLLNKDEKVKFISSAGSWSKIEYNHKIGYIYSDYLSIKKTPPSTGSSDTNTSNSSKKKKIVSTANNQIGKPYVWGAQGPNSFDCSGLMTYIYKTAAGINLPRTSTQQSTFGTTISKSNLQEGDLIFSSTNGTGRVSHVGIYVGNGEMIHSPKPGDSVKKTSINNSYWKGVYLWSKRVL comes from the coding sequence ATGATTAATAAAAATGTATTATCAGTAGCAACTATATTGGTTATGTCTTCAAGTGCAGCTACATTTGTAAATGGGCAAGAAATAAATATTGAAAATAAAAATATTACTAATAAATTTGGAACAGTAACACCACAGTCTGGTCTAAATGTGAGAAAAACACCTATGGTAACTAATAACAATAAATTATTTGCCATACCATATAATACAAAAGTAGAAATTTTAGGTAAACAAGATGGTTGGTATAAAATAAAGATAAATAGTAGACAAGGCTATGTAAGTGGAAAATATATAGAAACGATTACAAGTGATAATAGTACAAATGTAATATATAAATATGTTAGTGAAAATAGAGTAAACTTTAGAACTGGCGCAAGTACAAATTCAAAAGTATTACAATTATTAAATAAAGATGAAAAGGTTAAATTTATAAGTAGTGCAGGAAGTTGGTCAAAAATAGAATATAATCATAAGATAGGCTATATTTATAGTGATTACTTATCTATTAAAAAAACACCACCTTCAACAGGTTCATCAGATACAAATACTTCAAATTCTAGCAAAAAGAAAAAGATAGTATCTACTGCAAATAACCAAATAGGAAAGCCATATGTGTGGGGAGCTCAAGGCCCTAATTCATTTGACTGTTCAGGATTAATGACTTATATTTACAAAACAGCGGCAGGAATTAATCTACCTAGAACATCAACACAACAATCAACATTTGGGACTACAATAAGTAAAAGTAATTTACAAGAAGGAGATTTGATTTTTTCTAGTACAAATGGAACTGGGAGAGTAAGTCACGTTGGTATATATGTTGGAAATGGGGAGATGATACATTCGCCAAAACCAGGAGACTCTGTGAAAAAAACTAGTATTAATAATAGTTACTGGAAAGGCGTATATTTGTGGTCTAAAAGAGTATTATAA
- a CDS encoding DUF4878 domain-containing protein gives MSKKLSVLMAAILSLSMMLVGCKSESPTDVVNTYFTQLKKGDSEEASKFIEETISETEEETGDKAAKEKTDEALKIYLSKMDAKVLSEKVDGDNATVEVELSSLNFGNMLIEVMQEGLADAFSGKEVDDDYMSKSLLEKVKSGKVETRTGKVNLTKKDKVWTIKSDDDILTLMLGKAKLEDNSTSK, from the coding sequence ATGAGTAAAAAATTATCAGTATTAATGGCAGCAATATTATCACTAAGTATGATGTTAGTAGGATGTAAAAGTGAAAGTCCAACAGATGTAGTAAATACATATTTCACACAACTAAAAAAGGGAGATAGTGAAGAAGCTAGTAAGTTTATTGAAGAGACTATTTCAGAAACTGAAGAAGAAACTGGAGATAAAGCTGCGAAGGAAAAAACAGATGAAGCATTAAAAATATATCTTTCAAAAATGGATGCTAAAGTATTATCTGAGAAAGTAGATGGAGATAATGCAACTGTTGAAGTAGAACTTAGCAGTCTTAATTTTGGGAATATGTTAATAGAAGTAATGCAAGAAGGATTAGCAGATGCTTTTAGTGGAAAAGAAGTAGATGACGATTATATGAGTAAAAGTTTATTAGAAAAAGTTAAGTCAGGTAAGGTGGAAACAAGAACTGGAAAAGTAAATTTAACAAAAAAAGATAAAGTATGGACAATAAAATCTGACGACGATATACTAACTTTAATGCTTGGAAAAGCAAAGTTAGAAGATAATTCAACAAGTAAATAA
- a CDS encoding sensor histidine kinase, with the protein MKNKTVSINKKLLYTFSLPMIIFVIILMSTINFVFKKEFDQYVELRNSHISENINISVNDKENLSRAEDKLFIHTVTKIFALVVIVCILCILFLTFFISKKIISPIKKVSDTAKEIKENNYYNVEYSSDIKEINYLINTINSLSNSIKNQERIRKRLLTDVSHELKTPITSMRGHLEAIIDGIWEPTQDRLISINQELIRIMSLIEQLKDLNNLENGSINKEYNDIKSLIVSVVHNMQAITLSKNIKIEYELKDVYAYVDRDKLSQVIMNIISNSIKYSQDNKKIFIHLYKDNNEIIIKIKDQGIGIPKEDVDYIFERFYRVDKSRGKENEGIGVGLTISNIIVKEHGGTIDVNSTLGVGSEFIIRLPEK; encoded by the coding sequence TTGAAGAATAAAACAGTATCAATAAATAAAAAGTTATTATATACATTTAGCCTACCTATGATTATATTTGTCATAATTCTAATGAGTACAATTAATTTTGTATTTAAGAAAGAATTTGATCAATATGTAGAGTTGAGAAATAGTCATATAAGTGAAAATATAAATATATCAGTAAATGATAAGGAGAATTTATCAAGAGCAGAAGATAAACTTTTTATTCATACAGTGACAAAGATATTTGCATTGGTTGTTATAGTTTGTATTCTATGTATATTATTTTTAACATTTTTTATATCAAAAAAGATTATTAGTCCAATAAAAAAAGTATCAGATACAGCAAAAGAAATAAAAGAAAATAATTATTACAATGTGGAATATAGTAGCGATATAAAAGAAATTAATTATCTTATTAATACCATAAATAGTTTATCAAACTCCATTAAAAATCAAGAACGTATAAGAAAAAGATTGCTAACAGATGTATCACACGAACTGAAGACACCAATAACTAGTATGCGTGGTCATTTGGAGGCAATAATAGATGGAATTTGGGAGCCTACACAAGATAGATTGATAAGTATCAACCAAGAATTAATTAGAATAATGTCATTAATAGAACAGCTTAAAGATTTGAATAACTTAGAGAACGGTTCTATTAATAAAGAATATAATGATATAAAATCTTTAATTGTATCAGTTGTTCATAATATGCAAGCAATAACATTGAGTAAAAATATTAAAATAGAGTATGAACTAAAAGATGTTTATGCTTATGTAGATAGAGATAAATTATCTCAAGTAATAATGAATATAATTTCTAATTCAATAAAATACTCACAAGATAACAAAAAGATTTTTATTCATTTATATAAGGATAATAATGAGATTATAATTAAAATAAAAGACCAAGGTATTGGTATACCAAAAGAAGACGTTGATTATATATTTGAAAGGTTTTATAGAGTAGATAAGTCTAGAGGAAAAGAAAATGAGGGTATAGGAGTTGGGCTTACTATAAGTAATATAATTGTTAAAGAACACGGTGGAACCATAGATGTAAATAGTACTTTAGGCGTAGGAAGTGAATTTATTATAAGATTACCTGAAAAATAA
- a CDS encoding TraX family protein, with the protein MKKFNAFQIKILLIALMLLDHVFFAFNGLMPSWVHALTRGVAPMFAYFLVEGYFYTRDKRKYGARLFGFAVFMYFGNMIINDIFASKNIIVDNNIFATLFVGFIVISIFERAKNKEGLVKVLLIVVAIVVAFYAANLVEGGFSVIPFIMITYFFKGNKKKQIIGYLLLSIILFFMSYVHYDSIKDTFDMLMYNSDFLEILAIPTILVYNGKRGLNNKFGKYLFYVFYPLHLWILASISFMIK; encoded by the coding sequence ATGAAAAAGTTTAATGCATTTCAAATAAAAATACTTCTAATTGCACTTATGTTACTTGATCATGTATTTTTTGCATTTAATGGATTAATGCCAAGCTGGGTACATGCTTTAACAAGAGGTGTTGCGCCTATGTTTGCATATTTTTTGGTGGAAGGATATTTTTATACTAGAGATAAACGAAAATACGGAGCTAGATTATTTGGGTTTGCAGTATTTATGTATTTTGGAAATATGATAATAAATGATATATTTGCAAGTAAAAACATAATAGTTGATAATAATATATTTGCTACACTATTTGTAGGATTTATTGTAATAAGTATATTTGAAAGAGCTAAAAATAAAGAAGGATTAGTAAAAGTATTATTGATTGTAGTAGCCATAGTAGTGGCATTTTATGCTGCTAATTTAGTAGAAGGTGGATTTTCAGTTATACCATTTATAATGATTACGTATTTCTTTAAAGGAAATAAGAAAAAGCAAATAATAGGATATTTGTTATTATCTATAATACTTTTCTTTATGTCATATGTTCATTATGACTCAATTAAGGATACATTTGATATGTTAATGTATAACTCAGACTTCTTAGAAATTTTAGCTATACCAACGATACTTGTATATAACGGAAAAAGAGGTTTAAATAATAAGTTTGGTAAGTATTTATTCTATGTATTTTATCCATTACATTTATGGATTCTAGCATCTATAAGTTTTATGATTAAATAA
- a CDS encoding YciI family protein, with translation MKYFIVEGNLKSSDQIDDNIMKEHMAYSGKAMKEGSILMTGLKEDISGVIFIMKAETPEEVEDYLSKEPLKIHDIQEYKVIEFSPHYFNESPKEWFSI, from the coding sequence ATGAAATATTTTATTGTAGAAGGTAATTTAAAAAGTTCTGATCAAATAGATGATAATATAATGAAAGAACACATGGCTTATTCAGGAAAAGCTATGAAGGAAGGCTCAATATTAATGACAGGACTTAAAGAAGATATTAGCGGTGTTATATTTATAATGAAGGCAGAAACTCCTGAAGAAGTAGAAGATTATTTATCTAAAGAACCTTTAAAAATTCATGATATTCAAGAGTATAAGGTTATAGAATTCTCTCCTCACTACTTTAATGAATCACCTAAAGAATGGTTTAGCATATAA
- a CDS encoding MATE family efflux transporter, producing the protein MSKVSNFTEGKIFSPLLKFAIPILLALFLQTMYGAVDLLIVGRFGHAADVSAVSTGSQVMMTITVIITGLTMGLTILIGQKLGEGKSREAGDVVGSGICIFAVMAIIITILVVSFASPISSFMHAPKEAFNGTVSYIRICAVGSVFVVSYNIIGGVFRGLGDSKTPLITVAIACVTNIIGDLIFVGVFKMAAAGAAIATIMAQGLSVILSLIIIRKRGLPFEFSKESIKFHKNLTSKIIKYGAPIALQDGLVHLSFLVIMIIGNSMGVIPSAGIGVAEKLVGFIMLIPSSFSQAVSAFVAQNYGAKKYERAKKVLLYAILASLCCGVLMFYITFFHGNLLAGMFSKDKYVVLAAWEYMKAYGIDCLLTAIMFSMVGYFNGCGKTTFVMIQGIVGAFCVRIPVSFLMSKIEPVSLFKVGLATPMSTLVQIILCIIYFVILSKKLRKENLLSDTKSVKKA; encoded by the coding sequence ATGTCAAAAGTATCTAATTTTACAGAGGGTAAAATATTCTCGCCCTTATTAAAATTTGCCATACCAATTTTACTTGCACTATTTTTACAAACAATGTATGGTGCAGTTGATTTACTTATAGTTGGTAGGTTTGGTCATGCAGCAGATGTGTCAGCTGTATCCACAGGTAGCCAAGTAATGATGACGATAACAGTAATAATTACAGGACTAACTATGGGTCTTACTATATTAATAGGTCAAAAATTAGGAGAAGGAAAGTCAAGAGAAGCTGGAGATGTTGTGGGAAGTGGTATTTGCATATTTGCAGTTATGGCTATTATTATTACCATTTTAGTTGTAAGTTTTGCTTCGCCCATATCTTCATTTATGCATGCACCAAAAGAAGCTTTTAATGGAACTGTATCTTACATAAGAATTTGTGCTGTAGGTTCAGTTTTTGTAGTTTCTTATAATATTATAGGCGGAGTTTTTAGAGGTCTTGGTGATTCAAAAACTCCACTTATAACAGTTGCAATTGCCTGTGTTACAAATATTATTGGAGATTTGATTTTTGTTGGAGTCTTTAAAATGGCAGCAGCAGGGGCAGCCATTGCCACTATTATGGCTCAAGGGTTAAGTGTTATTTTATCTTTGATAATTATTAGAAAGCGTGGATTGCCTTTTGAGTTTTCAAAAGAAAGTATAAAGTTCCATAAAAACTTAACATCAAAAATAATTAAATATGGTGCTCCAATAGCCCTACAAGACGGACTTGTACATTTATCTTTTCTTGTTATTATGATTATAGGTAATTCTATGGGAGTAATTCCATCAGCAGGAATTGGTGTTGCAGAAAAACTTGTTGGGTTTATAATGCTTATACCATCGTCGTTTTCACAAGCAGTATCTGCTTTTGTTGCACAAAATTATGGTGCTAAAAAATATGAAAGGGCTAAAAAAGTTCTTCTATATGCCATTTTAGCATCTTTATGTTGCGGTGTTTTAATGTTTTATATTACATTTTTCCATGGAAATTTACTAGCAGGAATGTTCTCAAAAGATAAGTATGTAGTTTTAGCAGCTTGGGAATATATGAAAGCTTATGGAATAGACTGCCTTTTAACTGCAATAATGTTTTCTATGGTAGGTTATTTTAATGGATGTGGAAAAACAACTTTTGTAATGATACAAGGAATAGTAGGTGCTTTTTGTGTGAGAATACCAGTTTCGTTTCTTATGAGTAAAATAGAGCCAGTGTCTCTATTTAAAGTTGGTCTTGCAACACCAATGTCCACCTTAGTTCAAATTATTTTATGTATAATTTACTTTGTGATTTTATCAAAAAAATTAAGAAAAGAAAATTTATTATCAGATACTAAATCAGTAAAAAAAGCATAA
- a CDS encoding MarR family winged helix-turn-helix transcriptional regulator, whose product MTNKNKLGLHISKINHIISRKMDSAVIKAIDDNLTVSQAYVIDFISMKGENKEIFQKDLEKEFDLKRSSISLMLNNMEKSDLIERVPVAEDARLKKIILTNKSKKLYEEISKSIDSIEHKLCENITPEEIKIFKIVLDKIRNNLE is encoded by the coding sequence TTGACTAATAAAAATAAGCTAGGTCTTCATATTAGTAAAATAAATCATATAATTTCAAGAAAAATGGATAGTGCTGTAATTAAAGCTATTGATGATAACTTAACTGTATCACAAGCTTATGTAATAGATTTTATTTCTATGAAAGGTGAAAATAAAGAAATATTCCAGAAAGACTTGGAAAAAGAGTTTGATCTGAAACGTTCATCTATTAGTTTAATGTTGAATAACATGGAAAAGAGTGATTTGATAGAAAGAGTTCCTGTAGCAGAAGATGCTCGTTTAAAAAAAATAATTTTAACAAATAAGTCTAAGAAGCTTTATGAAGAAATTTCTAAATCCATTGACTCAATAGAGCATAAGTTGTGTGAAAATATAACACCAGAAGAGATAAAGATATTTAAAATAGTACTTGATAAAATAAGAAATAATTTAGAATAA